The following proteins come from a genomic window of Pseudomonas sp. WJP1:
- the ccoN gene encoding cytochrome-c oxidase, cbb3-type subunit I, which yields MSTTTTGQAYNYKVVRQFIVATVIWGVVGMAMGVWIASQLVWPQLNLDLPWTTFGRLRPLHTSLVIFGFAGSAQFAASYYAVQRTCQVRLFSDKLAAFTFWGWQSVIVVMLITLPLGYTTTKEYAEIEFSGAVWMTLVWVAYAIVFFTTMVQRKTKHIYVGNWFFGAFIVVIAMLHVVNHLAIPVDWFKSYPVYSGATDAMVQWWYGHNAVGFFLTTGFLGMMYYFVPKQAGRPVYSYRLSIVHFWALITLYIWAGPHHLHYTALPDWAQSLGMAMSLILLAPSWGGMINGMMTLSGAWHKLRTDPILRFLVLSLAFYGMSTFEGPMMAIKTVNALSHYTDWTIGHVHAGALGWVAMITFGATYHMVPKVFGRAQMHSIGLMNLHFWLATIGTVLYIASMWVNGITQGLMWRAINDDGTLTYSFVEALQASHPGFVVRFAGGVLFLTGMLVMAYNVWRTVRMSDVAMAESEAQIA from the coding sequence ATGAGCACAACAACAACCGGACAGGCCTACAACTACAAGGTCGTGCGCCAATTCATCGTGGCGACCGTGATCTGGGGCGTCGTGGGGATGGCGATGGGCGTGTGGATCGCCTCGCAGCTGGTGTGGCCGCAGTTGAACCTGGACCTGCCGTGGACCACGTTCGGGCGCTTGCGCCCGCTGCACACCAGCCTGGTGATTTTCGGGTTCGCCGGCAGCGCGCAATTCGCCGCCAGCTACTATGCGGTGCAGCGCACCTGCCAGGTGCGGCTGTTCTCGGACAAACTCGCCGCCTTCACGTTCTGGGGCTGGCAATCGGTCATCGTGGTGATGCTCATCACGTTGCCGCTGGGCTACACCACCACCAAGGAATACGCCGAGATCGAGTTCTCCGGGGCGGTGTGGATGACCCTGGTCTGGGTCGCCTACGCCATCGTGTTCTTCACCACCATGGTCCAGCGCAAGACCAAACACATCTATGTCGGTAACTGGTTCTTCGGCGCGTTCATCGTGGTGATCGCGATGCTGCACGTGGTCAATCACCTGGCGATTCCGGTGGATTGGTTCAAGTCCTATCCGGTGTATTCGGGGGCTACCGACGCCATGGTGCAGTGGTGGTACGGGCACAACGCCGTGGGCTTTTTCCTGACCACCGGATTCCTCGGGATGATGTACTACTTCGTGCCCAAGCAAGCGGGCCGGCCGGTATATTCCTATCGCTTGTCGATCGTGCACTTCTGGGCGCTGATCACCCTTTACATCTGGGCCGGCCCCCACCACTTGCACTACACCGCCTTGCCCGACTGGGCGCAATCGCTGGGTATGGCCATGTCGCTGATCCTGTTGGCGCCGAGCTGGGGCGGGATGATCAACGGCATGATGACCCTCTCGGGAGCCTGGCATAAGTTGCGCACCGACCCGATCCTGCGTTTCCTTGTGCTGTCCCTGGCCTTCTACGGCATGTCGACCTTCGAAGGGCCGATGATGGCGATCAAGACGGTCAACGCCCTCTCCCACTACACCGACTGGACCATCGGCCACGTGCACGCCGGCGCCCTCGGCTGGGTTGCGATGATCACCTTCGGCGCGACTTATCACATGGTACCGAAGGTCTTCGGTCGCGCGCAGATGCACAGCATCGGCCTGATGAACCTGCACTTCTGGCTCGCGACCATCGGCACCGTGCTGTACATCGCCTCGATGTGGGTCAACGGCATCACCCAGGGCCTGATGTGGCGCGCGATCAACGACGACGGCACGCTGACCTATTCCTTCGTCGAAGCCTTGCAGGCCAGTCATCCGGGGTTCGTGGTGCGTTTTGCCGGGGGTGTG
- a CDS encoding nitrite/sulfite reductase, translated as MYQYDDYDRALVFERVAQFRDQVERFMTGALSEEEFLPLRLQNGLYMQKHAYMLRVAIPYGTLSARQMRTLASIARDYDRGYGHFTTRQNMQFNWIELAEVPDILERLAQVNMHAIQTSGNCVRNITTEAFAGVAADEMIDPRPLAEILRQWSTINPEFLYLPRKFKIAICSAEQDRAAIMMHDIGLYLYPGDDGQMLLRVIVGGGLGRTPILGLQIRQDLPWQHLLSYVEAVLRVYNRHGRRDNKYKARIKILVKALGIEAFAREVEEEWTHIKDGPAQLTLEEFERVAGAFVAPQYREQADTSLDFGTHLAQTPAFARWVQRNVQAHKVAGYASVVLSTKPGSSAPPGDVTAMQMEAVAQWSEHFGFGEIRIAHEQNIVLPDVPKADLFTLWRLACEHNLGSANAGLLTDIIACPGGDFCALANAKSIPIAQAIQARFEDLDYLHDLGDISLNISGCMNACGHHHIGNIGILGVDKNGSEWYQITLGGAQGKHSALGKVIGPSFSAAQVPGVVEQIVDTFVRYRESEELFVDTLQRIGLEPFKEAVYPKVLEVSA; from the coding sequence ATGTATCAGTACGACGACTATGACCGGGCACTGGTGTTCGAGCGGGTTGCGCAGTTTCGCGATCAGGTAGAACGCTTCATGACGGGAGCACTGAGCGAGGAAGAGTTCCTGCCGTTACGCCTGCAAAACGGCCTGTACATGCAAAAACATGCGTACATGCTGCGCGTCGCTATTCCCTACGGCACCCTGAGCGCCCGGCAGATGCGCACCCTGGCGAGCATCGCCCGGGATTACGATCGCGGCTATGGCCACTTCACCACGCGGCAGAACATGCAGTTCAACTGGATCGAACTGGCCGAGGTACCGGACATTCTCGAACGCCTGGCTCAGGTCAACATGCACGCCATCCAGACTTCCGGCAATTGCGTGCGCAACATCACCACCGAAGCCTTTGCCGGGGTCGCGGCCGACGAAATGATCGACCCGCGCCCGCTGGCGGAAATCCTGCGGCAATGGTCGACCATCAATCCGGAATTCCTCTACCTGCCGCGCAAGTTCAAGATCGCCATTTGCTCGGCCGAGCAGGACCGCGCGGCAATCATGATGCATGACATCGGGCTCTATCTTTACCCGGGCGACGACGGGCAAATGCTGCTGCGGGTGATCGTCGGCGGTGGCCTTGGGCGCACGCCGATCCTCGGCTTGCAGATTCGCCAGGACTTGCCGTGGCAGCACCTGTTGTCCTACGTCGAGGCGGTGTTGCGGGTGTACAACCGTCATGGCCGGCGGGACAACAAGTACAAGGCGCGGATCAAGATTCTGGTGAAAGCCCTGGGCATCGAAGCGTTCGCCAGGGAAGTCGAGGAGGAGTGGACGCACATCAAGGATGGCCCGGCGCAACTGACCCTTGAGGAGTTCGAGCGTGTGGCCGGTGCCTTCGTTGCGCCGCAATATCGCGAGCAGGCGGACACCAGCCTTGATTTCGGCACGCATCTGGCCCAGACCCCGGCATTCGCCCGCTGGGTGCAGCGCAATGTCCAGGCACACAAGGTAGCGGGTTATGCCAGCGTGGTGCTGTCGACCAAACCGGGCAGCAGCGCGCCGCCGGGGGATGTCACAGCCATGCAAATGGAGGCGGTGGCGCAGTGGTCAGAGCATTTCGGTTTTGGCGAGATCCGCATCGCCCACGAGCAAAACATCGTATTGCCGGACGTGCCAAAAGCTGACTTGTTCACGCTCTGGCGCCTGGCTTGCGAGCATAACCTCGGCAGCGCCAACGCCGGCTTGCTCACGGACATCATCGCCTGCCCCGGTGGGGACTTCTGTGCACTAGCCAACGCCAAGTCGATCCCCATCGCCCAAGCCATTCAAGCGCGCTTCGAAGACCTTGATTACCTGCATGACCTGGGCGACATCAGCCTCAACATCTCCGGCTGCATGAACGCCTGCGGTCACCACCACATCGGCAACATCGGCATTCTTGGAGTCGATAAGAATGGCAGCGAGTGGTACCAGATCACCCTCGGTGGCGCCCAGGGCAAGCACAGCGCGTTGGGCAAGGTCATCGGCCCGTCGTTCAGCGCCGCGCAGGTGCCTGGGGTGGTCGAGCAGATCGTCGACACCTTCGTGCGATACCGCGAAAGTGAAGAATTGTTTGTCGACACCTTGCAGCGCATCGGCCTGGAGCCGTTCAAGGAGGCGGTTTATCCGAAAGTGCTGGAGGTGTCGGCATGA